The Panicum virgatum strain AP13 chromosome 6K, P.virgatum_v5, whole genome shotgun sequence nucleotide sequence AGAaactagaagaagaaaaaggcatTGTAGTGCGTTTCATAGTTGGAAGAAGGTATTGGATATTCATTGCCCTACTGGAATGAACATATGAAGTCTAGATATTTGACAGTTCTCGTACATGTAGTGCAAATCGAGGAGATACATTTGATAGGGAGATTGATGACGAAAATAGGAGCACCAAGGATTTCTTGATCTTGGTAAGCCTGATTTAACAATTGAATCTGTAATACTAAGTCGATGGATCTCAATGATACCTTCTCTTTTTTGTGCTCATTAAGCTGTCGTTAATGTTAAATGAAGATTTCAtatgttcttgtttttcttgtTTTATGTGCATTATGTGCTGTTTGAAATACCTGACTTACATAGTAATTTGCTACAATTCATTCCGAATTTTTTAGTACCAAAGATTTGATATAATGGAAAATTGATGTTAAGTTTAGGGTtgtgataataataataacaacaaGACTACTTTTATTTTAGCTTAGCCCGTTGATCTGTTTTTTGTTCTTGACTACTAAATGGCATTGCAGGATGATCATATAGAGTCTGATGAAGAACTCCCTAAGAAGACAAAAAGCTTCTTTGCTAATGCCGCAGAGACATTTGATGCAGCATTTTACGCTAAGGTCAATGatgatatatacataaatgttGGTATGTGCCATCTGCCCATCTATTAAATTTAAGCTGCTTTGTATTGCTTGCATTTTTATTTGATAGGGTATAATTTTGTAGGATCTATACTACTTCGTGTTCCAAATACTTGTTTTATCCGAGTATCATCCCTAAGATTTGGCTCTTGTTTTCAACACGCACCAATATATGCCAGTGAAATCATTGAGACTGTTTTTCAACACTACTAGTTGTCACCATCCAACATTTCAGAAAACATGGTCAAAACAGATTGAAACTAGTCAAGCTTTATCTCGCAAATATGGAATTATAAGTTCTAACTTCTCTTGGAATGTCTGGAAATCAACGCTGTGTAACGAGATTTCCAAAAGGCTATACATTTTCCTGGTTTTGCTTGCGACATGATGACTACTAGTCTTTTGAACTTCACATGCCTATAAAAATGCTCAGCATGTTGTAGAGTATTGGATTGCCTCTGGCGCCATTGCTTGTAGCCTTGTGTAGATGTGGTATCGAAATATTTACAGGATCTAACTTAAACATGGAATAACATGTTGTGTAGATGTGGTATCGAAATATTTACAGGATCTAAATTAAACATGGAATAACATGTTTTGTTTCTGCAGATACTTTGAGTGCAATGCTTGAAACTCACTGGGACAAACCCCGTGTCTATATAGGCTGTATGAAATCTGGCGAAGTTTTTTCTGACTCGTGAGTGTCTATAACAATTCCTTTTCAGAAGTTGATAGTCCTTTTTTTTGTCTGTTTGGAGTTCTGTATTGTTGTTTGACAAATTAATCTAAGTGCTTCCTTTAAAACAGAACCCACAAATGGTATGAACCAGACTGGTGGAAATTTGGTGATGGGAAATCGTAAGTATGCTTGTCTTAGCTATATTAGCTCTCCTATTACATGTATTGTATGTACTAGATTTGACATGCAAATCAATTACTGCTGTGACTCATCTATTTCTATTTATCAAAATAATAGGTACTTCCGACATGCTTCTGGTGAAATGTTTGTCATATCGAGGGCTGTAGCTCAGTTCATTTCTATAAACAGGTTGCAACCTTATATTGTGCATAAATTCTAGATCCATCTCCAACAAAGATCTGAAAAGCAGGCATAAAAATGTTCTAATATAGTAATATGTAATATCTTTAATACTTCTGATGGATCCTTTTTTACGATGTAGGTCTGTTCTCCGGACATATGCCCATGATGATGTTAGTGTAGGATCGTGGATGATTGGGCTTGCTGTGAAGCATGTAAATGAAGCTAAATTGTGCTGTTCATCATGGCCCTCAGGTTTGTCTGCTACACATGTGACATCTATTGACCTTGATATTGGTTCCTTTCTGTTGATATGTTTATCAGATTTTCCTGATTTCTGAACCATGTATGGGACAGTCATTGTGTTTGTGAGTACTTAAACTGCAAGGTTGACATGAGCAGAGAAATTACATAGTTTCCTTGAAGTTTCTTGGAAGAGAAGCGCAAGATAAATAGAACTATAAGCTGTTTCAAAATTATATACCTTGTAGTTGCTACAACTATGACCAAGATTTGTCATGGAGCTAATGTCTTAGAATACTAAAGCTAAAACTTGTGCTTCAGCATATATTCTGGATTACAAATTCCCATGATGAATGGGCTAGAGCTAGCCGTTTGTGATCAGCTGAGATATCCCTTCTCACAAAGCTGTCTATATACCATAGAAGGTTTGCCAAATTGTGGTTTGCTTATGTTTTGGACACTGGGCAATGATTTCAAGGCTTAGCAGAAAACAGAGTGGACAAAACAGCTGGCTGTTTTCAAGTTTGCATGGGCACTGATCTTCCACAATAGTCTTCAGGTTAGGGCCCTGGTTAGATTCTAAATCTGGGGCCAATCAGTACGACATGTGGCTTGTTAACTTTATTTAACTGAAAGAATGGTGGATAATAAATGATAGCCAAAGGCAGTGAAGATTAGATGTTTGAGATTGGGGATACGTATGGCTTCGATCTGCTATTTTTTTGTGTACAGTTtgtgtatttacttagttgaATTGATTGGTGGTCATTTCACCCGAAACTCCAGATATTTTAAGTTGCTAACTAAAATTGTTTTGCAGGTGCAATGTGTTCGGCCCTTTGATGAACAACGATTGCTGAGAAAGAATTTTGCAAACAGCGTGTTAGGCTCATTAGTGTGGTGGACGATACATACAGTATACGGAGAAGAGATGGGATCGgcatggagaaaaaaaatgttttccTTCTGCCACTTTTTTGTGGCATCCTTTGGACGAAGCTTGTGCCAGTTCATACCAAATCAGATACCTTGTTTTTTTCCAAAGGAAAGGTCTTGCATATTTTCTTTGCAAGACCGCAATACTAGAATCATGAGTGAGTTCTAACTAAAACCACCTGCAGATTGTATCCTTGTTTTGCTTGCCATTTGTAGATGCCCACCCTTACCATTCTTTCGCTGACAGACACTGCCATTTTGGAGTGACAGAAATGAATAGCAATTCAGGAAATTATTTTTGCTCCGTAGAATACATGTCATGTGTCTTTGTTACCATGGGCGTGAATTTTGATACATACATAAGGCATTGTTTGTTTTTAGGACTTTTTTTAAGTTCCTGTcgcatcaaaaggaatcttaataTTTTGGAGTgccaaataaaatttgtttataattttttttgacagctgggtcctaattcgcgagacgaatctaatgagtctaattaattcataatttgttacagtgatgctacagtaattatccactaattatggattaatatacttcattagattcatctcgcagttTACCCCAAGGGTTctacagttagttttataattaacttttatttaatacttttaaatattaagattctctttgatgtgatatggactaaagtttagcccctgaaacCAAACACCTCTAAGAATACCCTTTTGAAGTCAAGCATATGTCATGAACAACTGTACCGTTTGGAGACTGTTGCATGGAAGTCTTGCATATCTTTAAATGCTTGGAGACCAATATTTTTCTCAGCCCCGAGACCCTGGCTTATTATTCgatatttttttaaagaatAGTGGAACACGTTTAACAGACAAGTAGAAAAGTTGAAGGTCCTGCTCAAACCACGAGCTATTCCCCACGCTTGTTGAAATCATACTATTTCttgcagatttttttttggaaaaattcTATAAAATCCCAAACCTGGCACAAGTTGATGAGGATCCGAAAAACTTAACGGGCGAGGGCATTTTAGTTTTTTTCAGGTTACAACGAAATAGACGAAGgcattttagtttttttttcccgtTGGTCTAGTATTTTTTGGCTGCTGACAGTTGCAGAGTGGCGTCATGTTAATGAGTTGACCTGTGATGCACAATAACGGGCCCAATACTCTGGTTTGTTGTGCAAGAAAGCTTCCTGTTCTCTCATTAATCATCTTGGTTCCCatttgtcaattttttttttgtctctagTGTGAAGACGTCGCTGCTGCAACGGAATTGGTTATGACTGGGCATGATTAGGTGATTCATTAACACTAATAGAACCAAAGGATTATTTTGGTTCCCAAATACATCTAGAAAATCTTTAATACATGATTCTGACTTTACATGTACTATATACAAGGGGCCATTTGGGAACATGCTTCCATCTGCACAATTCATTGAACGTTTGTGATAGATTTATGTGCTTATTTGGGGATAAGCTAAAGGAAACAAAAGGCATATTATAATGCCAGGGCTATCAAATACTTCTACAACATGCAAACAAGgtatgcaatgaaaaatatatgAATAGTAAACACACAATGATCATGAAGGAATAATCTAATACTACTAGATAGGTCGTGGGATTCCAAACATATGAAGCGAGGATTGTgctagagaaaagaaaaacaactgCTTGAATTTTTAATAAAAATAGGATGTTCTGTCAATGTatgttaaaatattaaattcatgTAATGTCTGATCATATGTACTAGTTGCAGGACGTGCAACTCAAAACCGGCTGTAAGCTAGCAGCTGTTGTTGTGGCTAGCTGCTATATGCTTTTTTGAGGGAAACACACAACAAGGAAGGCCCTTGCTGTAAATTTATTATAAGTAAAAACAAAAGTAAAGGAATACTTACAGAGCAGCTATAAAAGCTGTGATAGAGCTAAAGAAAAGAATAGAAAGAGAAAACAGACTGTGTACTATACAAGTATAATTGACTAAATTCTTGAATTGACCTATTCTAAGAAAGGTGTCTTGAGAGTTTGAGTGAACCTAGGTGCCTGTAAAAGCATTGATCAATGAAGTTGCTCTTCCAATTGTCAATTGTGGGTGGCCGGTTATCAAAGATAAAACCATTCCTTTGCTTCCAGATGCACCGGATTGAGATGATAAAGAACTCCATGAAAAACTACTTATGGAAACTGATTTTTGAGGCTCACGGCATATCATAAAAAGGCAGTAGATAATTTCATTGCAGACCAATCCTCTGCCAACATTCTTTACTGAATGGACATCCAAAGAAGAGGTGATATGCAGTTTCTTCGGTATTACTAGAGCACAACACACAATTATAGTTTGAATCTTTAATGGTGAAAATTTTCCACTTGAGGATATT carries:
- the LOC120712233 gene encoding hydroxyproline O-galactosyltransferase HPGT1-like, with product MQIREGPGRRPAPSAVGALRSPMSAMMLAMVATMASFYVAGRLWQDAQNRVYLIKELDRRTGQGQSAISVDDTLKVVACRQQGKRLASLEMELAAAKHEGFVGKYTPETNGTHSRKKPLIVIGIMSSFGRKNYRDAVRKSWLPTGSMLKKLEEEKGIVVRFIVGRSANRGDTFDREIDDENRSTKDFLILDDHIESDEELPKKTKSFFANAAETFDAAFYAKVNDDIYINVDTLSAMLETHWDKPRVYIGCMKSGEVFSDSTHKWYEPDWWKFGDGKSYFRHASGEMFVISRAVAQFISINRSVLRTYAHDDVSVGSWMIGLAVKHVNEAKLCCSSWPSGAMCSAL